A genomic window from Abyssisolibacter fermentans includes:
- a CDS encoding peptide ABC transporter substrate-binding protein → MTKNKFMVLVIIFVMVFTIALSGCKGEINETPNGDISEELADEQILRVNWAAEPPGLDPQTTTAALSIEIIRATMEGLVRPDQKGFIKKGSGLAEDWEMSEDGINYKFTLRDAKWSDGTDITSEDIKYSWLRALAPETAAEYAAMLYHIKGAEEYNKNEGSREDVAIKTPDPKTIEVELVRPTAQFLELTSFATLVPVQKAAVEKFGNDYAADAEKIVYSGPFIIKEWTHDQKLTLEKNPNYWDAENVKIQTIEGDMILDSNTAVNLYDTGGLDTIVVPMEFVDKYGDTDEYKIVPDSTTWYLQYNLTNNIMKNYNIRAAFARALDSESFVNNVLNGVGMVANGLTPPGMPGKDDKTFDAVRTSKSLTFDKAAAAKHLEDGLNELGITKEQLQNEVTFLAGDSSAWKLMTEAFQQMWRENLGLDIVVENVSYAIRLDRYNKKDYTLSLAGWGADYNDPMTFMDLFITNGGNNDAYYSNTEYDKLIDIAVNGTGDERIDAMLKAEELLVKDLPIHPVYHPVKDILEKPYVKDLVRYAVGCDNEYKWCYILKH, encoded by the coding sequence ATGACAAAAAACAAATTCATGGTTTTAGTGATAATATTTGTTATGGTATTTACTATTGCCTTATCAGGCTGCAAAGGAGAGATAAATGAGACACCTAATGGCGATATTAGTGAAGAGTTAGCTGATGAACAAATATTAAGAGTTAATTGGGCAGCAGAGCCTCCAGGATTGGATCCACAAACTACAACAGCTGCACTTTCTATAGAGATAATAAGGGCTACTATGGAAGGTCTTGTAAGACCAGATCAGAAGGGTTTTATTAAAAAAGGTTCTGGATTAGCTGAAGATTGGGAAATGAGTGAAGATGGAATTAATTATAAATTCACTTTAAGAGATGCTAAATGGTCTGATGGAACAGATATTACATCAGAAGACATAAAATATTCTTGGTTAAGAGCTTTAGCTCCAGAAACAGCTGCTGAATATGCTGCTATGCTATATCACATAAAGGGGGCAGAAGAGTACAATAAAAATGAAGGTAGTAGAGAAGATGTAGCTATAAAAACACCAGACCCAAAAACTATTGAAGTAGAATTGGTTAGACCTACAGCTCAATTTTTAGAGCTTACTTCATTTGCTACATTAGTACCTGTTCAGAAAGCAGCTGTCGAGAAATTTGGTAATGACTATGCTGCGGACGCAGAAAAGATAGTTTATAGTGGTCCATTTATAATAAAGGAGTGGACTCATGATCAAAAACTTACACTAGAAAAAAATCCTAATTATTGGGATGCTGAAAATGTGAAGATTCAAACTATTGAAGGAGACATGATACTTGATTCTAACACAGCTGTTAACCTATATGACACAGGTGGACTAGATACGATAGTAGTTCCAATGGAATTTGTTGATAAATATGGCGATACTGATGAGTATAAGATTGTACCTGATAGTACTACTTGGTATTTACAATATAATTTAACAAACAATATAATGAAAAATTATAATATAAGAGCAGCATTCGCAAGGGCGTTAGATTCTGAAAGTTTTGTAAATAATGTATTAAACGGTGTAGGTATGGTTGCTAACGGTTTAACTCCGCCTGGTATGCCAGGTAAAGATGATAAAACTTTTGATGCAGTAAGAACAAGTAAATCATTAACTTTTGACAAAGCTGCAGCAGCTAAACATTTAGAAGATGGTCTTAACGAATTAGGTATAACTAAGGAACAACTTCAAAATGAAGTTACATTTTTAGCAGGTGATAGTTCAGCTTGGAAGCTTATGACTGAAGCTTTTCAACAAATGTGGAGAGAAAATTTAGGATTGGACATAGTTGTTGAAAATGTATCTTACGCCATAAGATTAGACAGATATAATAAAAAAGATTATACCCTTAGTTTAGCTGGTTGGGGTGCAGACTATAATGATCCAATGACATTTATGGATTTATTCATAACAAATGGTGGAAACAATGATGCTTACTATAGTAATACTGAGTACGATAAATTGATAGATATTGCTGTAAATGGTACAGGTGATGAAAGGATAGATGCAATGCTTAAAGCAGAAGAATTATTAGTAAAAGATCTTCCGATACATCCTGTTTATCATCCTGTAAAAGATATATTGGAGAAACCATATGTTAAAGATCTTGTTAGATATGCAGTTGGATGTGATAATGAATACAAATGGTGCTACATATTAAAGCATTAG
- a CDS encoding peptide ABC transporter substrate-binding protein, with product MTKSKLMVLMLIFIMLFTVAFTGCTGDEPTDTPSSSDNQGSGDTPSSSDTPSSTDDGKELAEEQILRLNWAAEPPGMDTQTTTAALSIEIIRATMEGLVRPDQNGFIKKGSGLAKDWEISDDGLHYKFYLRDAKWSDGTPITTEDIKFSWLRALDPDTAAEYAGMLYAVEGAEAYNKGEGSREDVAIRTPDEKTIEVDLVRPTAQFLELTSFATLIPAQKAAVEKLGEEYAADADKIVYSGPFVISEWNHDQNLILEKNPNYWDAEVVKLERIEGDMILDANAAVNLYDTDGLDTIAVPSEFVERYGKTDEYIIVPNATTWYLQFNFTNKIMSNYHIRAAFSQALDSESFVKSVLNGVGLVAEGLTPPGMPGKDGKAFDELRTSKSLPFNVEAAKKHLEEGLKELGMTKEELEKEVTFLAGDTSGWVNMTQAFQQMWKENLGLEIFVENASYAIRLDRYNKKDYTISLAGWGGDYNDPMTFMDLFITNGGNNDAYYSSQEYDDCINTAVNGMGDERIDAMLIAEELLVKELPVHPVYHPVRDVVVKPYVKDIVRPLCGADNDYKWAYILKH from the coding sequence ATGACGAAAAGCAAACTTATGGTATTGATGCTAATATTTATTATGTTGTTTACTGTTGCTTTCACTGGATGTACAGGAGATGAACCAACAGATACTCCAAGTTCAAGTGATAATCAAGGCTCTGGCGATACTCCAAGTTCTAGTGATACTCCTAGTTCTACTGATGATGGTAAGGAACTAGCAGAAGAGCAAATATTGAGACTTAACTGGGCAGCAGAACCTCCAGGAATGGATACTCAAACTACAACAGCTGCACTTTCTATAGAAATAATAAGAGCTACTATGGAAGGTCTTGTAAGACCAGATCAAAATGGTTTCATTAAAAAAGGTTCTGGATTAGCAAAAGATTGGGAAATAAGTGACGACGGATTACATTACAAATTTTATTTAAGAGATGCTAAGTGGTCAGATGGAACACCTATTACAACTGAAGATATCAAATTTTCTTGGTTAAGAGCATTGGATCCAGATACAGCAGCTGAATATGCAGGAATGTTATATGCTGTTGAAGGAGCTGAAGCATATAATAAAGGTGAAGGATCTAGAGAAGATGTAGCAATAAGAACACCAGATGAAAAAACAATAGAGGTTGATTTAGTAAGACCTACAGCTCAATTCTTAGAGCTTACTTCATTTGCAACACTTATACCAGCTCAAAAGGCAGCGGTAGAAAAATTAGGCGAAGAATATGCAGCAGATGCTGATAAGATAGTTTATAGTGGACCATTTGTAATTAGTGAATGGAACCATGACCAAAACCTTATATTAGAAAAAAATCCAAATTACTGGGATGCAGAAGTTGTTAAGCTTGAACGTATAGAAGGAGATATGATTCTTGATGCCAACGCAGCAGTAAACTTATATGATACTGATGGATTAGATACAATTGCTGTTCCTTCTGAGTTTGTTGAGAGATATGGAAAAACTGATGAATATATAATAGTACCTAATGCAACTACTTGGTATTTACAATTCAACTTCACAAATAAAATTATGAGTAATTATCATATAAGAGCAGCATTTTCACAAGCATTAGATTCAGAAAGCTTTGTAAAAAGTGTATTAAATGGTGTTGGTTTAGTTGCTGAAGGTTTAACACCTCCAGGAATGCCAGGAAAAGATGGTAAAGCATTTGATGAATTAAGAACTAGCAAATCTCTTCCTTTTAACGTAGAAGCTGCTAAAAAGCATTTAGAAGAAGGTCTTAAAGAATTAGGAATGACTAAAGAAGAGTTAGAGAAAGAAGTAACTTTCTTAGCAGGAGATACCTCTGGTTGGGTAAATATGACTCAAGCTTTCCAACAAATGTGGAAAGAAAACTTAGGACTAGAGATATTTGTTGAAAATGCATCATATGCTATAAGATTAGATAGATATAACAAAAAAGACTATACAATTAGTTTAGCTGGTTGGGGTGGAGATTATAATGACCCTATGACATTTATGGATTTATTCATTACAAATGGCGGAAACAATGATGCTTACTATAGCAGTCAGGAATATGATGATTGTATTAATACAGCTGTAAATGGAATGGGAGATGAAAGAATTGATGCTATGCTTATAGCTGAAGAATTATTAGTTAAAGAACTTCCAGTTCATCCAGTATATCACCCTGTTAGAGACGTTGTTGTTAAGCCATATGTTAAAGATATTGTAAGACCTTTATGTGGTGCTGATAATGACTATAAATGGGCTTATATATTAAAACACTAA
- a CDS encoding peptide ABC transporter substrate-binding protein: protein MKKSKLMVLMLCFVMVFSFAFAGCSDGDKPEEPKQPAGDSNQEGDSNQPADNGEELAEEQVLRVNWAAEPPGMDTQITTAALSIEIIRATMEGLVRPDQNGFIKKGSGLAKDWEISDDGLHYKFYLRDAKWSDGTPITTEDIKFSWLRALDPDTAAEYASMLYHIEGAEAYNKGEGSKEDVAIRTPDEKTIEVDLVRPTAQFLELTSFATLIPAQKAAVEKFGEEYAADADKIVYSGPFVISEWNHDQNLNLEKNPNYWDAENVKLERIEGDMIIDANSAVNLYDTDGLDTIVVPSEFVEKYGDTDEYAIIPNATTWYLQYNFTNKIMSNYHIRAAFAQALDSDSFVKNVLNGVGLVAEGLTPPGMPGKDGKAFDELRTSKSLPYDPEAAKKHLEEGLKELGMTKEELQEEVTFLAGDSSGWVLMTQAFQQMWKENLGLEIFVENVSYAIRLDRYNKKDYTISLSGWGGDYNDPMTFMDLFITNGGNNDAYYSSAEYDACIDTAVNGMGDERIDAMLRAEEILVKDLPAHPVYHPVRDMVTRSYVKGIVRPLCGADNDYKWAYLLKH, encoded by the coding sequence ATGAAGAAAAGCAAGCTAATGGTTTTAATGCTATGTTTTGTAATGGTATTTTCATTTGCGTTTGCAGGATGTTCAGATGGAGATAAGCCTGAAGAGCCTAAGCAACCAGCAGGTGATTCAAACCAAGAAGGTGATTCAAATCAACCAGCTGATAATGGGGAAGAATTAGCTGAGGAGCAAGTATTAAGAGTTAACTGGGCAGCAGAACCTCCAGGAATGGATACACAAATAACAACAGCTGCACTTTCTATAGAGATAATAAGAGCTACTATGGAAGGTCTTGTAAGACCAGATCAAAATGGTTTTATTAAAAAAGGTTCTGGACTAGCAAAAGATTGGGAAATAAGTGACGATGGATTACATTACAAATTTTACTTAAGAGATGCTAAATGGTCTGATGGAACACCTATTACAACAGAAGATATCAAATTTTCTTGGTTAAGAGCATTAGATCCAGATACAGCAGCTGAATATGCTTCAATGTTATATCATATTGAGGGAGCAGAAGCATATAACAAAGGCGAAGGATCTAAAGAAGATGTAGCAATAAGAACACCAGATGAAAAAACAATAGAAGTTGATTTAGTAAGACCTACAGCTCAATTTTTAGAGCTTACTTCATTTGCAACACTTATACCAGCTCAAAAGGCAGCAGTAGAAAAATTTGGTGAAGAATATGCAGCAGATGCTGATAAGATAGTTTATAGTGGACCATTTGTAATTAGCGAATGGAACCATGATCAAAATCTTAATTTAGAAAAAAATCCTAATTATTGGGATGCTGAAAATGTTAAGCTTGAGCGTATTGAAGGAGATATGATTATTGATGCTAACTCAGCAGTAAACTTATATGATACTGATGGTTTAGATACAATTGTTGTTCCTTCTGAATTTGTTGAGAAATATGGAGATACTGATGAATATGCAATAATTCCAAATGCAACTACTTGGTATTTACAATATAACTTTACAAATAAAATTATGAGTAATTATCATATAAGAGCAGCATTTGCACAAGCGTTAGACTCTGATAGCTTTGTTAAAAATGTATTAAATGGTGTTGGTTTAGTTGCTGAAGGTTTAACACCTCCAGGAATGCCAGGAAAAGATGGTAAAGCATTTGATGAATTAAGAACTAGCAAATCTCTTCCTTATGACCCAGAAGCTGCTAAAAAGCACTTAGAAGAAGGTCTTAAAGAATTAGGAATGACTAAAGAAGAATTACAGGAAGAAGTTACTTTCTTAGCAGGAGATAGCTCAGGATGGGTATTAATGACTCAAGCTTTCCAACAAATGTGGAAAGAAAACTTAGGACTAGAAATATTTGTAGAGAATGTATCTTATGCTATTAGATTAGATAGATATAACAAAAAAGACTATACAATAAGTTTATCTGGTTGGGGCGGAGATTACAATGACCCTATGACATTTATGGATTTATTCATTACAAATGGTGGAAACAACGATGCATACTATAGCAGTGCTGAGTATGATGCATGTATTGATACAGCTGTAAATGGAATGGGAGACGAAAGAATTGATGCTATGCTTAGAGCTGAAGAAATATTAGTTAAGGATCTTCCAGCTCATCCAGTATACCATCCAGTTAGAGATATGGTTACTAGATCATATGTTAAAGGTATTGTAAGACCTTTATGTGGTGCTGATAATGACTATAAATGGGCTTATCTACTAAAACACTAA
- a CDS encoding ABC transporter ATP-binding protein yields MSANLDKKEAKTLVTVRNLKKYFNVGRGLQLKAVDNLSFDIKQGETLGLVGESGCGKSTTGRTIIRLYDATDGEIIFDDMNVRKLNKDQLKNFTRSAQMIFQDPYASLNPRMTVTDIIGEGIDIHNLHSGMERQKRIYELLELVGLSREHASRFPHEFSGGQRQRIGVARALAIEPKFIVCDEPISALDVSIQAQVVNLLEDLQKELGLTYLFIAHDLSMVKHISDRIAVMYLGSMMELASSDALYDKPMHPYTKALLSAVPIPDPKISKARNRIMLQGDVPSPINPPPGCKFQARCSLCSDICKKQAPELIEVEKGHFVACHMVK; encoded by the coding sequence ATGAGTGCTAACTTAGATAAAAAAGAAGCAAAGACTTTGGTTACAGTTAGAAACCTTAAAAAATATTTTAATGTTGGAAGGGGATTGCAATTAAAAGCTGTTGATAATCTATCTTTTGATATTAAACAAGGAGAAACATTAGGTCTTGTTGGAGAGTCAGGATGTGGAAAATCTACAACAGGAAGAACTATTATCAGATTATACGATGCAACTGATGGCGAAATTATTTTTGATGATATGAATGTTCGTAAGCTTAATAAAGATCAGCTTAAAAATTTTACCAGAAGTGCACAGATGATATTCCAAGACCCATATGCATCATTAAATCCTAGAATGACAGTTACTGATATAATTGGAGAAGGTATTGATATTCACAATTTACATTCAGGAATGGAAAGACAAAAAAGAATTTATGAACTTCTTGAATTAGTTGGATTGAGTAGAGAACATGCTAGTAGGTTCCCACATGAATTTAGTGGCGGACAAAGACAGCGTATAGGCGTAGCTAGAGCTTTAGCAATAGAACCTAAATTTATAGTTTGTGATGAGCCTATATCAGCCCTAGATGTTTCTATACAGGCACAAGTAGTTAACTTACTTGAAGACCTACAAAAAGAACTTGGTTTAACGTATTTATTTATAGCACATGATTTAAGTATGGTTAAGCATATTTCTGATAGGATTGCGGTTATGTATCTTGGATCAATGATGGAATTAGCAAGCAGTGATGCATTATATGATAAGCCTATGCATCCATATACAAAAGCATTGTTGTCTGCTGTACCAATTCCAGATCCAAAAATTTCAAAAGCAAGAAATAGAATAATGTTACAGGGAGATGTTCCGAGCCCTATCAATCCGCCACCAGGATGTAAGTTTCAAGCAAGGTGTAGTTTATGTAGTGACATATGTAAAAAACAAGCACCAGAATTAATAGAGGTAGAAAAAGGACATTTTGTTGCTTGTCATATGGTAAAGTAA